A genomic region of Phragmites australis chromosome 2, lpPhrAust1.1, whole genome shotgun sequence contains the following coding sequences:
- the LOC133910250 gene encoding xylan glycosyltransferase MUCI21-like, with translation MDDVAGVKKGKWAFVQFFFVLCVVLCVLLYAPRVLVFAPYGIDFFAPSSTQETSCMSELGPHVAANAGDEGPILDNQVGSPCSSMRNNTICCDRSDFNTDVCFMAGDVRTDAASLSLLLFPPQAPGRNATAEERVQPYPRKWEKYIMRRIHEVRLRVAQAEESAEHRCDVRHDAPVLVMSAGGYTDNFFHAFNDGLLPSWLTVQHLRRRVVLGVLSYNPSWAGTFSEIISGLSDYRVVDLINDKRTHCFTGAIVGTRFHGILNVEPTRLRDNKTIFDFHQFLADLYEMTEGHKPEKHQLVPHTRRPRLGIVSRKGTRVIENQAAVAHLASSIGFDVDILETANGMPLSAVYASVRACDALVGVHGADLTKFLFLRPGRAALAQIVPLGLSPNARACFGVPSARMWLHYDKYDVRGHESSLSRKYGLDDVVVADPEKAKRDNGWDIVAVARVYLRGQNVSLDLGRFREALARLHSQALLLQRQEIPKR, from the coding sequence ATGGATGACGTCGCGGGCGTCAAGAAGGGCAAATGGGCGTTCGTCCAGTTCTTCTTCGTGCTCTGCGTCGTCCTGTGCGTGCTCCTATACGCACCTCGCGTCCTCGTCTTTGCCCCGTACGGCATCGACTTCTTCGCCCCGAGCTCTACGCAAGAAACGTCGTGTATGTCAGAACTGGGGCCGCACGTCGCGGCCAATGCAGGAGATGAAGGCCCGATTCTTGACAACCAGGTGGGCTCCCCGTGCTCGTCCATGCGCAACAACACCATCTGCTGCGACCGCTCGGACTTCAACACCGACGTCTGCTTCATGGCCGGCGACGTGCGCACGGACGCGGCGTCCCTGTCGCTCCTGCTGTTCCCGCCGCAAGCGCCAGGGCGTAACGCCACTGCGGAGGAGCGGGTACAGCCCTACCCGCGCAAGTGGGAGAAGTACATCATGAGAAGGATCCATGAGGTGCGGCTCCGGGTGGCCCAGGCGGAGGAATCTGCCGAGCACCGGTGCGACGTCCGGCACGACGCGCCGGTCCTCGTCATGTCGGCTGGGGGCTACACCGATAACTTCTTCCACGCGTTTAACGACGGGCTCTTGCCGTCGTGGCTGACGGTGcagcacctccgccgccgcgtcgtgCTCGGGGTCCTCTCATACAACCCGTCATGGGCTGGCACGTTCAGCGAGATAATCTCCGGTCTCTCGGACTACCGCGTGGTCGACCTCATCAACGACAAGAGGACGCATTGCTTCACCGGCGCCATCGTGGGCACTCGTTTCCACGGCATCCTCAACGTCGAACCCACGAGGCTCCGGGATAACAAGACCATCTTTGACTTCCACCAGTTTCTCGCCGACTTGTACGAGATGACCGAGGGCCACAAGCCGGAGAAGCACCAACTGGTGCCGCACACGCGGCGGCCAAGGCTCGGGATCGTGTCACGCAAGGGGACGCGCGTGATCGAGAAccaggcggcggtggcgcatCTCGCGTCGTCGATCGGGTTCGACGTGGACATCCTGGAGACGGCCAACGGGATGCCACTCTCGGCCGTGTACGCGTCGGTGAGGGCGTGCGACGCGCTGGTGGGCGTGCACGGCGCGGACCTGACCAAGTTCCTGTTCCTGCGCCCCGGCCGCGCGGCGCTAGCCCAGATCGTCCCGCTCGGCCTCTCGCCGAACGCGCGCGCCTGCTTCGGCGTGCCGTCCGCGAGGATGTGGCTGCACTACGACAAGTACGACGTGCGCGGGCACGAGAGCTCGCTGAGCCGCAAGTACGGGCTGGACGACGTGGTGGTGGCGGACCCCGAGAAGGCGAAGCGGGACAATGGGTGGGACATCGTGGCTGTGGCGCGCGTGTACCTGCGCGGGCAGAACGTGAGCCTGGACCTTGGCAGGTTCCGGGAGGCGCTGGCCAGGTTGCATTCGCAAGCCCTGCTGCTTCAGCGACAGGAGATCCCCAAACGCTGA
- the LOC133909625 gene encoding protein spotted leaf 11-like produces MEVKLHTARTLVGRLRGAAAAHDGAATASAVAEIRLVSKDDPEIRAPLADAGAVPFLSAQLTTGPSAASVDAAAALLNISISAREELMSTPGLLDALTAALRTDAAHHAAATVHSLLCVDAYRATIGAKRPLLAALVSLLRAPPSTRATKDALKALFGVALYPPNRATLVGLGVVQALFALVMTDGRSGIIEDVTAVIAQVAGCAESLEAFRWMSGVRILLDLVEPGGAATPRARENAAAALLNLVVAGGERAVTEVIAVGGAEDAVRELAEDSAASPRGKAKAEALLRALEGTGARKREHRLADFLNGLVQSDPYISSPASASTQG; encoded by the coding sequence ATGGAAGTGAAGCTGCACACGGCACGGACCCTCGTCGGCCGCCTgcgtggcgccgccgccgcgcacgACGGGGCCGCGACGGCCTCCGCGGTGGCCGAGATCCGCCTCGTCTCCAAGGACGACCCGGAGATCCGCGCGCCGCTCGCGGACGCGGGCGCCGTGCCCTTCCTCTCCGCTCAGCTCACAACGGGGCCGTCCGCCGCCTCGGTGGACGCCGCGGCCGCACTCCTCAACATCTCCATCTCCGCTCGGGAGGAGCTCATGTCCACCCCGGGCCTGCTCGACGCGCTCACGGCCGCGCTCCGCACCGACGCCGCGCACCACGCCGCCGCGACCGTCCACAGTCTCCTCTGCGTCGATGCCTACCGGGCCACCATAGGCGCCAAGCGGCCGCTCCTCGCGGCGCTCGTCTCACTCCTCCGCGCCCCGCCCAGCACCCGCGCGACCAAGGACGCCCTCAAGGCGCTCTTCGGCGTCGCGCTCTACCCGCCCAACCGCGCCACGCTCGTCGGGCTCGGCGTCGTGCAGGCCCTCTTCGCACTTGTCATGACGGACGGTCGTAGCGGGATCATCGAGGACGTCACCGCCGTCATCGCGCAGGTCGCCGGGTGCGCGGAGAGCCTGGAGGCGTTCAGGTGGATGTCCGGGGTGCGGATCCTCCTCGACCTTGTCGAGCCTGGGGGCGCGGCGACACCGAGGGCGAGGGAGAACGCGGCGGCCGCGCTGCTCAACCTCGTcgtggccggcggcgagcgggcCGTGACCGAGGTGATCGCGGTCGGTGGCGCCGAGGACGCCGTGCGGGAGCTGGCCGAGGACAGTGCGGCGAGCCCGAGGGGGAAGGCGAAGGCAGAGGCGCTGCTGCGGGCGCTAGAGGGCACCGGCGCGAGGAAGCGGGAGCACCGGCTCGCCGATTTCTTGAACGGGCTGGTGCAGTCGGACCCGTACAtctcgtcgccggcgtcggcgTCGACGCAGGGGTAG
- the LOC133910251 gene encoding xylan glycosyltransferase MUCI21-like → MAASELPVPKGLNAAMEDVAAIKKGNWGFVQFFFVLSVVLCVLLYAPRFFVLAPYGIDIDFFAPNSSQGASTRPVQRLHVKGDAGDDGLIILDNQVGSPCSSMRNNTICCDRSDFNTDVCFMAGDVRTDASSLSLLLFPPHHSALSVTAEERVRPYTRKWERFIMGKVQEVRLRVPRPEEAAEHRCDVRHDAPVLVMTAGGYTGNFFHAFSDGFLPSWLTVQHLRRRVVLAVLSYNPWWAGTFSEIISGLSDYYVVDLLNDKRTHCFPSAIVGTRFHGILNVDPARLRDNKTIVDFHQLLADVYEAADNRKPEIQKPGRRPRLGIVSRKGTRVIENQAAVAQLASSIGFDVDILETANGMPLSAVYASVRACDALVGVHGADLTKFLFLRPGRAVLTQIAPLGVSPIARDCFGGPSARMGLHYEQYDVRGPESSLSRKYALDDVVIADPETTKRNKGWDFVARVYLRGQNVSLDLGRFGKTLARLHSRALLLQRQERP, encoded by the coding sequence ATGGCGGCCTCGGAACTGCCCGTTCCGAAGGGCCTCAATGCCGCCATGGAAGACGTCGCGGCCATCAAGAAGGGCAACTGGGGCTTCGTACAGTTCTTCTTCGTGCTCTCCGTTGTCCTGTGCGTGCTCCTCTACGCCCCGCGCTTCTTCGTGCTCGCCCCGTACGGCATCGACATCGACTTCTTCGCGCCGAATTCTTCGCAAGGAGCGTCGACTAGACCGGTACAGAGGCTGCATGTTAAAGGCGATGCTGGAGACGACGGCTTGATTATTCTTGACAACCAGGTGGGCTCCCCGTGCTCGTCCATGCGCAACAACACCATCTGCTGCGACCGCTCGGACTTCAACACCGACGTCTGCTTCATGGCCGGCGACGTGCGCACGGACGCCTCGTCCCTGTCGCTCCTGCTGTTTCCGCCGCACCATTCGGCACTGAGCGTTACAGCGGAGGAGAGGGTACGTCCCTACACGCGCAAATGGGAGCGCTTCATCATGGGAAAGGTCCAGGAGGTGCGGCTTCGTGTGCCCCGGCCGGAGGAGGCCGCCGAGCACCGGTGCGACGTCCGGCACGACGCTCCGGTCCTCGTCATGACGGCGGGGGGATACACCGGCAACTTCTTCCACGCGTTCAGCGACGGGTTCTTGCCGTCGTGGCTGACGGTGCAGCACCTTCGCCGCCGCGTCGTGCTGGCCGTCCTCTCGTACAACCCGTGGTGGGCCGGCACGTTCAGTGAGATCATCTCCGGCCTCTCTGACTACTACGTGGTCGACCTGCTCAACGACAAGAGGACACATTGCTTCCCTAGCGCCATCGTGGGGACTCGCTTCCACGGCATCCTCAACGTCGATCCCGCCAGGCTCCGGGATAACAAGACCATCGTAGACTTCCATCAGCTTCTGGCCGACGTGTACGAGGCAGCCGATAACCGCAAGCCGGAGATACAGAAACCGGGCCGGCGGCCAAGGCTCGGGATCGTGTCGCGCAAGGGGACGCGCGTGATCGAGAACCAAGCGGCGGTGGCGCAGCTCGCGTCATCGATTGGGTTCGACGTGGACATCCTGGAGACGGCCAACGGGATGCCACTCTCGGCCGTGTACGCGTCGGTGAGGGCGTGCGACGCGCTGGTGGGCGTGCACGGCGCGGACCTGACCAAGTTCCTGTTCCTGCGCCCCGGCCGCGCTGTGCTCACCCAGATCGCCCCGCTGGGCGTCTCCCCTATCGCGCGCGACTGCTTCGGCGGGCCGTCCGCGAGGATGGGGCTGCACTACGAGCAGTACGACGTGCGGGGCCCTGAGAGCTCGCTGAGCCGCAAGTACGCGCTGGACGACGTCGTCATTGCCGACCCGGAGACGACGAAGCGGAACAAGGGGTGGGACTTCGTGGCGCGCGTGTACCTGCGCGGGCAGAACGTGAGCCTGGACCTGGGCAGGTTCGGGAAGACGCTGGCCAGGTTGCACTCGCGTGCCCTACTGCTGCAGCGGCAGGAGAGGCCGTAA